A region from the Brassica napus cultivar Da-Ae chromosome C8, Da-Ae, whole genome shotgun sequence genome encodes:
- the LOC125591609 gene encoding casein kinase II subunit alpha-2-like, whose amino-acid sequence MRLITSSYASLGRFLLLCCAIFISRAPSALSLNGSSFDPYPREEEISLPTVMSKARVYTDVNVIRPKEYWDYESLNVEWGEQDDYEVVRKVGRGKYSEVFEGINMNSNEKCVIKILKPVKKKKIRREIKILQNLCGGPNIVKLLDVVRDQHSKTPSLIFEYVNSTDFKVLYPTLTDYDIRYYIYELLKALDYCHSQGIMHRDVKPHNVMIDHELRKLRLIDWGLAEFYHPGKEYNVRVASRYFKGPELLVDLQDYDYSLDMWSLGCMFAGMIFRKEPFFYGHDNQDQLVKIAKVLGTDELNAYLNKYQLELDAQLEALVGRHSRKPWSKFINADNRHLVSPEAIDFLDKLLRYDHQDRLTAKEAMAHPYFAQVKAAESSRMRT is encoded by the exons ATGCGCCTAATCACCTCCTCCTACGCATCTCTTGGACGCTTCCTCTTATTGTGCTGCGCCATCTTCATCTCGCGTGCGCCGTCGGCGCTTTCTCTTAACGGGAGCAGCTTCGATCCATATCCACGCGAAGAAGAGATCTCTCTTCCCACCGTGATGTCGAAAGCTCGTGTGTACACCGACGTGAACGTGATCCGTCCCAAAGAGTATTGGGATTACGAGTCTCTCAATGTTGAGTGGGG GGAGCAAGATGATTACGAGGTAGTGAGGAAAGTGGGGAGAGGCAAATACAGTGAAGTTTTCGAGGGGATTAACATGAACAGCAACGAGAAATGTGTTATCAAGATTCTTAAGCctgtcaagaagaagaag ATTAGAAGAGAGATTAAGATACTTCAGAATCTCTGTGGAGGCCCAAATATTGTGAAGCTGCTCGATGTTGTCAGAGACCAACACTCAAAAACCCCAAGCTTGATATTTGAGTATGTTAACAGCACTGACTTTAAGGTTCTGTATCCTACTTTGACTGACTATGACATCCGATACTACATCTACGAGCTGCTGAAG GCATTGGACTACTGCCACTCGCAAGGTATAATGCACAGAGATGTCAAGCCACACAATGTCATGATCGACCATGAGCTGCGCAAACTTCGCCTTATAGATTGGGGTCTCGCTGAGTTTTATCATCCTGGAAAAGAGTATAACGTCCGTGTGGCCTCCAG GTACTTCAAGGGACCCGAACTTTTAGTGGATTTACAGGACTATGACTATTCCTTGGAcatgtggagcctcggttgcaTGTTTGCTGGGATG ATATTCCGCAAGGAACCTTTCTTCTATGGCCATGACAACCAGGATCAGCTTGTCAAAATTGCCAAG GTCCTTGGAACCGATGAATTGAATGCATATCTGAACAAGTATCAGTTAGAACTTGACGCTCAATTAGAGGCACTTGTTGGGAG ACATAGCAGGAAGCCTTGGTCCAAATTCATCAATGCTGACAATAGGCATTTGGTCTCACCTGAG GCGATTGATTTCCTGGACAAGCTACTTCGGTATGATCATCAAGACAGGTTAACTGCAAAAGAAGCAATG GCTCATCCTTATTTCGCACAAGTCAAGGCAGCAGAGAGCAGCAGAATGAGAACTTAA